The Deltaproteobacteria bacterium genomic interval TGATTCGTGAAATTCACGAGATCCTTCTCTCCAAAGGTCGTGGGCACGCAAAACAACCGGGAGCCTTTCGGACTTCTCAAAACTGGATTGGCGGCACAAGACCTGGCAACGCCGTTTATGTTCCTCCACCACACCACGCGCTTTCTGATTGCCTTGGTTCTTTTGAAAAATTTCTTTATGATGAAAAAATCCCCGTTCTCGAAAAAGCGGCCTTGGCCCATGTGCAGTTTGAAACCATCCATCCTTTCCTGGATGGCAACGGTCGTGTCGGACGCCTGTTGATCACCCTGCTTATGTGTTGGCAGGGGGCCCTTCACCAGCCACTTCTTTATTTGAGCCTTTATTTCAAAAAACACCGGTCTGTTTATTACGACTTGCTACAAAAAGTTCGTGTTGACGGGGATTGGGAAGCTTGGCTTGCTTTTTTCTTTGAAGGGGTTCGTGAAACAGCGGATGGTGCGGTCAAGACAGCAAAGAGTTTGTTGTCCCTCTACGAAAAAGACCGGCAACGGCTTTTGGGCAAAAGGCGTGTGGCGGGCTCCATACTCCGGGTGCATCATTATTTTCAAGTCTCGCCCCTCTGTTCCCCCAATCGGGTTGCCGAGGCCCTGAAACTTTCCCCCGCAACCGCGAACAAGGCTCTCGCTTATTTACAGGAAATGAAAATCCTGGGCGAAATTACGGGCAAACAAAGGGACCGGTTATTTTCGTATCATCAGTATTTGAAGATCCTGAATGAAGGAACAGAGGTGGGAAGTTAGACGAGCTGGGGATACAGGTGAAGAAGAAATAAGTTTATCCCTGTTCCCTCTCCATTTAGGGAGAGGGTCGGGGTGAGGGGGAGTAGTGGATTTGGCCAGAAGATCAGTGGGTTGGGGGTGTACCCGGTAGGGTTTTTTCAGGTGAAGAAGAAGTAGGGGAGGGGGAGTGAAGGAGATGGTGTGCTTGATCAAGCCAAAATAGGATACTGAACGCAGTGCGTTCATTTTTGAGAATATGAGAAAAAAGAATACAACTTTAACCGTTAAAAAAGATGCCCAGATACTCCGACAGGGATTTTACTCCCAAGTGCGGGGTGTAATTCACGACGCAAGGGGCAAGGCATACAGGGCCGTCAATCTCATTATGGTTGAGGCTTATTGGAATGTAGGCCGGCTAATTCTCGAAGAAGAACAGCATGGAAAAAAACGGGCGGATTACGGCTCCTTTCTCATCGGATCACTTGCCAAGCGCTTAACTCAAGAGTTCGGCCAAGGATTTGATGAACGCAACCTGTGGTACATGCGCTCTTTCTACGAAGGATTCCCAATTCTGAACGCACTGCGTTCAGAATTGAGCTGGACGCATTATCGTTTGTTGCTTCGGGTAGAAAATAAACAGGCGCGTGCATGGTATGTGAATGAAGCCTCCGAGGGGCATTGGTCTACACGTCAATTGGAGCGCCAGATTAATGCTCTTTACTACGAGCGTCTTCTAGCTAGCAAAAACAAAAAATCGGTTTGCAAAGAAGCATCAGGAAAATTAGCACAAGTAGAACCCGAACAATTCATTCGTGATCCCTACGTGTTGGAATTCCTTAATCTGAAAGATTACCCCGGCCTTCGTGAAGCGGAATTGGAGAAAGCCATCATCGATAACTTACAAAATTTTTTACTGGAGCTTGGCAAAGGTTTTTCCTTCGTGGCTAGGCAAAAGCGCATGCGATTTGAAGATGAAAATTTCTATGTGGATTTGGTTTTCTACAATTACATCCTCAAATGTTTTGTTCTCATCGATTTGAAAATCGGAAAGCTCGCCCACCAGGATATCGGCCAAATGGACAGCTATGTGCGTATGTTCGAACAGCATTGCCGCGGGGAGCAAGACAACCCGACGATCGGATTGATTCTTTGCTCCAAGAAAAATGAGGCCGTGGCAAAATATTCAGTGCTTCAGGATAGTAAACAGATCTTCGCATCCAAATATAAATTGTACCTCCCAACTGAGCAGGAGTGGATTGAAGAATTGGAGCATGAACGAACCCTAATTGAGCAGAAGCAAAAATTGCTCAAGGGAGATTAAATGTGTGGAGCCGTTTCAATTCAGTATGATCCTGCCCTCAAAGAGGGTTATAACTTTGATCCCCTCGCCCCTTGCGACCGAAGGGAGTCCCTGTGGGAGGGAGAGGGAGAGGGTTAGGGAGAGGGGAGTAGTGGATTTGGCTAGAAGATCAGTGGTTTGGGGGGGTACCCGGTACAGAGTTTTCCAGAGTTTTTGGTACAGAGTTTCTAATTTGGAAAAAATAAATTCATAGATATGCAAATTTCAAAAGCAAAATTGTTAACTGGTGAAGAGATCCCATTCGGTGACTTTAATGTCTTCGTTGGCGGAAATGGAGTCGGCAAGACTACCTTTCTTATGGAGCTGTTCTCTAAGTCAGCGGGCGTTCAAAGAAATAAATACTTTTGGATTCAGGAACCTAATTATTCAACGAAAGATATTGCAACTGACATGCAACTTCTCAAGTCATCGCTGTCAAAACAATACGAAGGAACGAATCTTTTCTATCATTCCCATGCTGTGAAGAAAATAGACGGCACTGTTGATATAGAAAATAATTTGAGGTTTTCACCAAGCGAAGTCAAACAAATGGAGTCTCAAAATAATCAGTCCCTATTAAATGAAATGAAATACAGGAGGCCTTTTATTGCCTTCGCAAGTTGCGAAGCCCGTCTTAGCTTGCCAGATCAGGTTGGCAAAGTAGGTTATGACCAACTGCCTCAGGACCCTATTAATGTCCTTCATCGTAACAGAAATCTTCTTAAAGAAATTGACGGAACGATACAGGAGATTTTCAAATTTAACTTTACCCTGCTCGATCATACCGGGAATAAGTTGTATTTGGGTTTGTCTGATGAGAATCCTCCTGCCTTTAGTTCAAGCGCAAATAATCTTCAGGATGAG includes:
- a CDS encoding DUF1016 domain-containing protein — protein: MRKKNTTLTVKKDAQILRQGFYSQVRGVIHDARGKAYRAVNLIMVEAYWNVGRLILEEEQHGKKRADYGSFLIGSLAKRLTQEFGQGFDERNLWYMRSFYEGFPILNALRSELSWTHYRLLLRVENKQARAWYVNEASEGHWSTRQLERQINALYYERLLASKNKKSVCKEASGKLAQVEPEQFIRDPYVLEFLNLKDYPGLREAELEKAIIDNLQNFLLELGKGFSFVARQKRMRFEDENFYVDLVFYNYILKCFVLIDLKIGKLAHQDIGQMDSYVRMFEQHCRGEQDNPTIGLILCSKKNEAVAKYSVLQDSKQIFASKYKLYLPTEQEWIEELEHERTLIEQKQKLLKGD
- a CDS encoding Fic family protein, whose translation is MKRKNTGNHVVTTVAGENVRAFVPNPLPPDPPIVWSAELVQKQEEAAIALGRLDSMTSFLPEPSLFLYSYVRKEAVLSSQIEGTQSSLSDLLAFENAESPGLPENSDVVEVSNYVSAMEHGLKRLRGDFPLCLRLIREIHEILLSKGRGHAKQPGAFRTSQNWIGGTRPGNAVYVPPPHHALSDCLGSFEKFLYDEKIPVLEKAALAHVQFETIHPFLDGNGRVGRLLITLLMCWQGALHQPLLYLSLYFKKHRSVYYDLLQKVRVDGDWEAWLAFFFEGVRETADGAVKTAKSLLSLYEKDRQRLLGKRRVAGSILRVHHYFQVSPLCSPNRVAEALKLSPATANKALAYLQEMKILGEITGKQRDRLFSYHQYLKILNEGTEVGS